Proteins from one Phaenicophaeus curvirostris isolate KB17595 chromosome 18, BPBGC_Pcur_1.0, whole genome shotgun sequence genomic window:
- the OCSTAMP gene encoding osteoclast stimulatory transmembrane protein, producing the protein MESFRARLGILSARGLRARIYCEDFLFPKVLRTAADLWSVYSKPVPANGRELWTLFLQCSCVTVLIGGLFYNWMFASLEYSWHFSIAMAISFSLLLLLTLFLVHPARCVFSMIMPTLGTKQGRKLLLSTCIMIVAVNITPNILSNIKTILQVIKCICKNSSESLLNSTALLGKASWEFGDAIQKNVDSANIDRPMNGHFQFSLLHNSSLIYHQMHLAGEKIGRDFLAVEVLVKDSARIGNKLVAGFSMLYLCFESTWYLKNYLTNLRFDNFYITKRLERLAVDRKSAHLLVRSPINLIRPTGLKLSREEVMLCLMQTMLLTVALMLMLVVVAMDHFAFNVADTAVRKASQFSVVPIALSIKYRAKIEILPFLSKLFPFLYEELPRQDFDKSYHHYLISSSAHCSISPPKPPSPSVLLVVGLLFCTLYASVFLETYARRLCRTIAGSFFESWEEKRALYLYKKLSRKHKEEENCVKN; encoded by the exons ATGGAGAGTTTTCGAGCAAGACTGGGAATCCTCTCTGCAAGAGG GTTGAGAGCCCGTATCTACTGTGAAGACTTTCTGTTCCCAAAGGTGCTCAGGACTGCAGCAGACCTGTGGTCGGTTTACTCCAAGCCTGTCCCAGCAAATGGCAGAGAGCTGTGGACCTTGTTTCTGCAGTGCTCCTGTGTTACAGTGCTGATCGGAGGCCTCTTTTACAACTGGATGTTTGCTTCTCTGGAGTACTCCTGGCATTTCTCCATTGCAATGGCCATCTCCTTCAGTCTGCTCCTTCTTCTGACCCTTTTCTTGGTGCATCCAGCCCGTTGTGTCTTCAGTATGATCATGCCTACATTAGGTACCAAACAAGGACGGAAGCTTCTCTTGTCAACTTGCATCATGATAGTAGCAGTTAACATAACACCCAATATATTAAGCAACATTAAAACCATACTGCAGGTTATTAAATGCATCTGCAAGAACTCCTCTGAGAGCCTTTTGAACTCCACTGCTCTGCTAGGGAAGGCTTCCTGGGAGTTTGGGGATGCAATCCAAAAAAATGTTGATTCTGCTAATATTGATAGGCCTATGAATGgacattttcagttttcacttcTTCATAACAGCTCCTTGATTTACCACCAAATGCACCTTGCTGGTGAGAAAATTGGAAGGGATTTTTTGGCTGTTGAAGTACTGGTCAAAGACTCTGCACGAATAGGCAACAAGCTAGTTGCTGGCTTCTCCATGCTCTATCTCTGTTTTGAATCCACCTGGtatttgaaaaattatcttACCAACCTCCGCTTTGACAATTTTTACATCACCAAGAGACTGGAGCGTTTAGCTGTGGACAGAAAATCAGCTCATCTGCTGGTGAGGTCACCCATAAACCTCATTCGACCAACAGGCTTGAAGTTATCCCGGGAAGAAGTGATGCTGTGCCTTATGCAAACCATGCTCCTCACTGTGGCCCTGATGCTGATGCTGGTGGTTGTGGCCATGGACCATTTTGCATTTAATGTGGCAGACACCGCAGTGAGAAAGGCGTCTCAGTTCTCTGTGGTGCCCATCGCTCTCAGCATCAAATACAGA GCTAAAATAGAAATCTTGCcctttctttcaaaacttttcCCGTTTCTTTATGAAGAATTACCACGTCAGGACTTTGATAAAAGCTACCACCATTATTTGATCTCCAGCTCTGCCCACTGCAGCATCAGCCCCCCGAAGCCTCCCAGCCCCTCCGTGCTGCTCGTCGTGGGGCTGCTCTTCTGCACCCTCTACGCCTCCGTATTCCTGGAAACCTACGCACGCCGCCTGTGCAGAACCATCGCAGGTTCCTTCTTTgagagctgggaggagaagCGAGCACTTTACCTCTACAAGAAGCTGTCGAGGAAGcacaaggaggaagaaaactgtGTGAAAAACTAA